A genomic window from Punica granatum isolate Tunisia-2019 chromosome 2, ASM765513v2, whole genome shotgun sequence includes:
- the LOC116197388 gene encoding uncharacterized protein LOC116197388 produces the protein MPRPGPRPYECVRRAWHSDRHQPIRGSIIQQIFRVAHQTHTSSTMKNREWQSKLPAVVLRAEEIMYSKANSEAEYSNPDTLWDRLNDAINTIIRRDETTETGELLPPCVEAALNLGCVPQRASRSQRHNNPRIYLTPRPQGPPPPPPDPCRSSDNHYHNHNHNNKSANDRSPQFPPVVPPDNRSRFMRSEAVNSGLLVSDSNSDSLASPCHFQFQQPLSESCPHGCNHNQLMNLGSVYPLYYGTNFKVQQESLSSFQILDRPHSDSVIAGTPVRTFTMEPADIRILHNHFASQTNAENISTAIAVAGSDFRRTEPKSIGKECDLSLRLGIPSASSTIMESNSAQERRDPRLDGSQEGPRMNREYTFLPLESSVYSSNCCSSKRSSEDGDRHLLATVRKRRAIFDDSQENVPYVSQPELPSNWYNDGRAEGPGT, from the exons ATGCCAAGGCCCGGCCCCAGACCTTACGAGTGCGTCCGCCGAGCTTGGCACAGCGACAGACACCAACCCATCCGAGGTTCCATCATTCAGCAGATTTTCAG GGTGGCTCATCAAACTCACACCTCATCCACCATGAAGAACCGGGAATGGCAGAGCAAGCTCCCCGCCGTCGTCCTCAGAGCTGAGGAAATCATGTACTCCAAAGCTAATTCCGAG GCCGAGTACTCCAATCCTGACACTCTCTGGGACCGACTCAATGATGCCATCAACACCATCATCAGGAGAGATGAAACCACTGAAACTGGTGAACTTTTGCCCCCTTGTGTTGAAG CTGCTCTGAATTTGGGGTGTGTTCCCCAGAGAGCTTCGAGAAGCCAACGCCATAATAACCCAAGAATTTACCTTACGCCAAGACCACAAgggcctcctcctcctcctcctgacCCTTGTAGGAGTTCAGATAATCATTATCATAATCATAATCACAATAATAAGTCTGCTAATGACAGGTCCCCTCAGTTCCCCCCTGTTGTTCCCCCTGACAACCGTTCAAGATTCATGAGATCTGAAGCTGTGAACTCAGGCCTTCTTGTGTCAGATTCCAACAGTGATAGTCTAGCTTCGCCTTGCCACTTCCAGTTCCAGCAGCCTTTGTCTGAGAGTTGTCCTCATGGTTGTAACCATAACCAGTTGATGAACCTGGGTTCAGTTTACCCATTGTACTATGGAACTAACTTTAAAGTTCAGCAGGAGTCTCTGTCGAGCTTCCAGATCCTGGACCGACCACATTCTGATTCCGTCATTGCTGGCACACCAGTCAGAACCTTTACGATGGAGCCTGCTGATATTCGTATCTTGCACAACCATTTTGCCTCTCAGACGAATGCTGAAAACATTTCAACCGCTATTGCTGTTGCTGGATCAGATTTCAGGAGAACTGAACCCAAGTCTATTGGGAAGGAGTGTGATTTGTCTTTACGATTGGGCATACCATCAGCATCAAGTACAATCATGGAAAGCAATTCAGCTCAGGAAAGAAGAGACCCCAGGTTAGATGGTTCCCAAGAGGGACCGCGAATGAACAGAGAGTACACTTTCTTGCCTCTGGAAAGTTCTGTCTATTCCTCCAATTGTTGTTCAAGTAAGCGGTCTTCTGAAGATGGAGATAGGCATCTTTTGGCAACCGTTAGAAAGCGCAGGGCAATATTTGACGACTCTCAAGAGAATGTGCCATATGTTAGTCAACCTGAGCTTCCATCAAATTGGTATAACGACGGTCGAGCTGAAGGACCAGGGACCTAG
- the LOC116194760 gene encoding stellacyanin-like → MMMRMMTMMRVFNIVNVVAALMVVAVLLSIQRVEATNYTVGEAAGWRIPPNGAASTYSDWASNISFQIGDVFVFDFVTGSHDVAVVTQQDYDACSTAAPVDLYSTGPTAYSLDVLGNYYFICTKGSGASHCLSGQKLAITVPSSPISPFPSTSPPTRASATPPPPPKDNEGSPSLAANLSMIIFISMTMSFLGLLS, encoded by the exons atgatgatgaggatgatgacgatgatgagAGTCTTCAACATCGTTAATGTTGTTGCAGCACTGATGGTTGTGGCGGTCCTCCTGTCAATCCAGAGGGTGGAAGCAACGAATTATACAGTGGGAGAAGCCGCAGGGTGGAGGATACCTCCGAATGGCGCCGCATCCACCTACTCCGACTGGGCCAGCAATATCTCCTTCCAAATAGGCGATGTTTTTG TGTTCGACTTCGTGACAGGCTCACATGATGTAGCTGTGGTCACACAGCAAGACTACGATGCCTGCAGCACCGCAGCTCCCGTCGATCTCTACAGCACCGGGCCTACCGCATACTCCCTCGATGTCTTAGGCAACTACTATTTCATCTGCACAAAAGGTAGCGGAGCGTCCCACTGCCTCTCCGGTCAGAAACTAGCAATCACTGTCCCCTCGAGTCCAATATCTCCCTTCCCATCCACGTCACCTCCGACAAGAGCCTCCgcgactcctcctcctcctcctaaGGACAACGAGGGCAGCCCATCACTTGCCGCTAATTTGTCGATGATCATATTCATATCCATGACCATGAGCTTCCTCGGCTTACTGTCTTAG